A portion of the Tenacibaculum todarodis genome contains these proteins:
- a CDS encoding tyrosine-protein phosphatase: protein MFFFKKKEIPLTEFFPEGFVDIHSHLLPGIDDGAKNLEDSIELISKMSSYGINNFITTPHVLGDIYPNSTNTILQKLEEVRAELKKRNMNTISISVAAEYMLDNEFFTRLKNNDILTLKDNYILVEMSFFNEPFNLSDILFQIQLKGYRPVLAHPERYGFYHNNFEVFYKLKKAGFLFQLNLLSLTQHYGKSVQKIANKLIAENFYDFVGTDTHHENHLKLLEKIGAKKVKEKIFHLLENNKKVFL, encoded by the coding sequence ATGTTTTTTTTTAAGAAAAAAGAGATTCCACTTACTGAGTTTTTTCCTGAAGGGTTTGTTGATATTCATTCACATTTACTTCCAGGAATTGATGATGGCGCTAAAAATTTAGAAGATTCAATTGAATTAATTTCTAAAATGTCTTCCTACGGAATAAATAATTTTATAACAACTCCTCATGTTTTAGGTGATATTTATCCGAATTCTACAAATACTATTTTACAAAAATTAGAAGAGGTTAGAGCTGAATTAAAAAAGAGAAATATGAATACTATTTCTATAAGTGTTGCGGCTGAATACATGTTAGATAATGAGTTTTTTACGCGTTTAAAAAACAATGATATTTTAACATTAAAGGATAATTATATCTTAGTCGAAATGTCTTTTTTTAATGAACCTTTTAATTTATCCGATATACTTTTTCAAATTCAATTAAAAGGATATAGACCTGTTTTAGCGCACCCAGAACGTTATGGTTTTTATCACAATAATTTTGAGGTTTTTTATAAGTTAAAAAAAGCAGGTTTTTTATTTCAGTTAAATTTACTTTCCTTAACTCAGCATTATGGTAAAAGTGTACAGAAAATAGCAAATAAATTAATTGCTGAAAATTTCTACGATTTTGTTGGCACAGATACGCACCATGAAAATCATTTAAAATTACTAGAAAAAATAGGAGCTAAAAAGGTGAAAGAAAAAATCTTTCACCTTTTAGAAAATAACAAAAAAGTTTTTTTATAA
- a CDS encoding nucleoside-diphosphate sugar epimerase/dehydratase has product MVRQFLLKILDKYASKWLVLFIDIALVCISFFIAYIIRFNASLNFDTEKLFFQLPIIAAIALISFLLVGSYKGIIRHTGTRDAFNVFVGITIMSFTTLITVSINRVFNFLPDFTIPFTIIAIHYLVSTFLLIFSRFIFKTFYEIITIELDSITNVLIYGAGDSGLITYGALNRDTKNSYDVAGFIDDDKNKIGKKINRVLVYGQHQITKEFIEKKRIDEVVISIQNIKPERILEITDDLLKLGLEIKIVPPLSKWIGGDLEANQIKQIKIEDLLDRKPISIDNPILQREVNDKVILVTGAAGSIGSEISRQLCLYNHKHLILVDQAESPLYELQQELIQKDIENFTPIVADVRDGKRMEEIFAHFKPQKVFHAAAYKHVPLMERSPYEAVKINVGGTKMVADLSVKHGVDRFVMVSTDKAVNPTNVMGATKRVAEMYISCLSNQNIKTKFTTTRFGNVLGSNGSVIPLFKKQIENGGPLTVTHKDITRYFMTIPEACRLVLEAGTMGDGGEIYIFDMGKSVKIFNIAKRMIHLSGLVYPDDIDIKITGLRPGEKLYEELLANGENTKPTYHDKIMIAKTQNVNIPVITKKIEHLCDVNKEHNDELTVSALKGIVPEYISNNSQFETLDETKK; this is encoded by the coding sequence ATGGTTAGACAGTTTTTATTAAAAATTTTAGATAAGTACGCCTCAAAGTGGCTAGTACTTTTCATAGATATAGCACTAGTTTGTATCTCATTTTTTATAGCATATATAATTCGTTTTAATGCAAGTTTAAATTTTGATACTGAAAAATTATTTTTTCAACTACCAATAATAGCTGCAATTGCACTTATTAGTTTTTTATTAGTTGGCTCATACAAAGGAATTATAAGACATACCGGTACAAGGGATGCTTTTAATGTGTTTGTTGGAATCACAATTATGTCTTTTACAACCCTAATTACTGTATCAATAAATAGGGTATTTAATTTTTTACCAGATTTTACTATACCCTTTACTATAATTGCTATCCACTATTTGGTAAGTACATTTTTACTGATATTTAGTCGGTTTATATTTAAAACTTTTTATGAAATAATTACAATTGAACTAGATTCTATAACCAATGTATTGATTTATGGTGCGGGAGATTCTGGTTTAATTACATATGGTGCATTAAATAGAGACACTAAAAACAGTTATGATGTTGCTGGTTTTATAGATGACGATAAAAACAAAATTGGCAAAAAAATAAATCGTGTTTTAGTTTATGGTCAACATCAAATAACAAAAGAATTTATCGAGAAAAAAAGAATAGATGAGGTTGTAATTTCTATTCAAAATATAAAGCCAGAACGTATTTTAGAAATAACAGACGATCTTTTAAAATTAGGACTAGAAATTAAAATCGTTCCACCTTTATCTAAATGGATTGGCGGAGACTTAGAAGCAAATCAAATCAAACAAATTAAAATTGAAGATTTACTAGACAGAAAACCAATTTCCATAGACAACCCAATACTACAAAGGGAAGTAAATGATAAAGTAATTTTAGTTACAGGTGCAGCTGGTTCAATTGGATCAGAAATTTCTAGACAATTATGTTTATACAATCATAAGCACTTAATTCTTGTTGATCAAGCAGAATCTCCATTATATGAATTACAACAGGAGTTAATTCAAAAAGACATTGAAAACTTTACACCAATTGTTGCAGATGTTAGAGATGGAAAAAGAATGGAAGAAATTTTCGCTCATTTTAAACCTCAAAAAGTCTTTCATGCAGCAGCATATAAACATGTGCCTTTAATGGAGAGAAGCCCATATGAAGCGGTAAAAATTAATGTTGGAGGAACTAAAATGGTTGCAGACTTATCTGTAAAACATGGAGTAGATCGTTTTGTTATGGTTTCTACCGACAAAGCTGTAAACCCAACAAATGTTATGGGAGCAACTAAAAGGGTTGCCGAAATGTATATTAGCTGCCTTAGTAATCAGAATATTAAAACTAAATTTACTACTACACGTTTTGGAAATGTACTTGGGTCAAATGGCTCAGTTATTCCATTATTCAAAAAACAAATTGAAAACGGTGGTCCATTAACTGTAACCCATAAAGATATTACTCGCTATTTTATGACAATTCCAGAAGCCTGTAGACTAGTTTTAGAGGCTGGGACAATGGGAGATGGTGGCGAAATTTACATTTTTGACATGGGAAAATCTGTAAAGATTTTTAACATTGCAAAAAGAATGATTCATCTTTCTGGATTAGTATATCCAGATGATATAGATATTAAAATTACGGGGTTACGTCCAGGAGAAAAATTATATGAAGAATTATTAGCCAATGGAGAAAATACTAAACCAACATATCATGATAAAATAATGATTGCAAAAACCCAAAATGTAAACATTCCTGTAATTACAAAAAAAATAGAACACCTTTGTGATGTTAACAAGGAACATAATGATGAGTTAACTGTTAGCGCATTAAAAGGAATAGTACCTGAGTACATTTCTAACAATTCGCAATTTGAAACTTTAGACGAAACTAAAAAATAA
- a CDS encoding UDP-N-acetylmuramoyl-tripeptide--D-alanyl-D-alanine ligase, with protein sequence MKIEELYKLYSQHFLVETDTRKIRKNTLFFALKGDNFNGNKFAAEALKKGALYSVIDEIEYQTSKNIILVDNVLKTLQELANYHRRQLSIPILALTGSNGKTTTKELINAVLSKQYKTTATLGNLNNHIGVPLTLLSMDNNTEIGIVEMGANHPKEIEFLSKIVEPDFGYITNFGKAHLEGFGSLEGVIEAKSELYNFLNENNKTVFVNPKDTIQLEKTNKMIRILFDESIGFIEVNPFVKLSFQNVDVQSNLIGAYNFSNIAAAITIGQYFNVSSKEIKNAIENYISTNNRSQIIEKFSNKIILDAYNANPTSMKAALENFNILNAAKKTIILGDMFELGETSLEEHQNIADLASSFYFDNVFLIGENFCKTETDSYQFKSFEDLKKYLSNNTIDNSAILIKGSRGMALERIVDCIS encoded by the coding sequence ATGAAAATTGAAGAATTATACAAGCTATATAGTCAACACTTTTTAGTTGAAACCGATACTCGAAAAATTAGAAAAAACACATTATTTTTTGCCTTAAAAGGAGATAATTTTAATGGTAATAAATTTGCAGCAGAAGCGTTGAAAAAAGGAGCTTTATATAGTGTTATTGATGAAATAGAATATCAAACTTCAAAAAATATTATTTTAGTTGACAATGTTTTAAAAACACTACAAGAACTTGCAAATTATCATAGAAGGCAATTAAGTATTCCAATACTTGCATTGACAGGAAGCAATGGAAAAACAACAACTAAAGAACTTATAAATGCTGTTTTAAGTAAACAATATAAAACTACAGCAACTCTTGGCAATCTAAATAACCATATTGGAGTTCCCTTAACCTTACTTTCTATGGATAATAATACTGAAATTGGTATTGTTGAAATGGGAGCTAATCATCCTAAAGAAATTGAATTTTTAAGTAAAATTGTGGAACCGGATTTTGGTTATATAACCAATTTTGGAAAAGCACATTTAGAAGGTTTTGGGAGTTTGGAAGGTGTAATTGAGGCGAAATCTGAATTATATAATTTTTTAAATGAAAATAATAAAACAGTTTTTGTAAATCCTAAAGATACAATTCAACTAGAAAAAACAAATAAAATGATTCGTATTTTGTTTGATGAAAGTATTGGATTTATAGAAGTGAATCCTTTTGTTAAATTATCATTTCAAAATGTAGATGTTCAAAGTAATTTAATTGGAGCTTATAACTTTAGTAACATTGCAGCAGCTATAACTATTGGGCAATACTTTAATGTTTCGTCTAAAGAAATTAAAAATGCTATTGAAAACTATATTTCTACAAACAATAGATCTCAAATTATAGAAAAATTTTCAAACAAAATTATTTTAGACGCTTATAATGCTAACCCTACAAGTATGAAAGCTGCGTTAGAGAATTTTAATATACTTAATGCTGCCAAAAAAACCATAATACTTGGCGATATGTTTGAACTAGGTGAAACTAGCTTAGAAGAGCACCAAAATATAGCGGATTTAGCCTCTTCCTTTTATTTTGATAATGTGTTTTTAATTGGTGAAAATTTTTGTAAAACTGAAACTGATAGTTATCAATTTAAATCATTTGAAGACTTAAAGAAGTACCTTTCTAATAACACTATAGATAATAGCGCTATCCTTATAAAGGGTTCTCGTGGTATGGCTTTAGAAAGAATAGTAGATTGTATTAGTTAA
- the porU gene encoding type IX secretion system sortase PorU, with product MKRLLLLFFALFSFACFSQVSDSNLSNGTWYKFAIDTTGVFKIDRNLLQKIGINPNNINPKNIKIYGNGGSLLPNLNSSFRYNDLQENAIFVSGEDDGVFDSNDYILFYAKGPHDWIIDSTNNTANHRQNIYSDKAYYFITVENGSGKRITNSSEIATNSTLQITEFTDFIFYEKDLVNMLAIGQDWYGEDFSSENNQNFKVPFPNAVPNAQATIRFRGATVSNSPSSFTISINANNSFTLNYPQVNPGSLTQGHAIERTNNFTNQADIIDVNILYNNSGNPSASGYLDYIEIIGKKQLISNDFQFSFRSFEQEDSTDIVEFQLQKSSSIHQIWDVTDFINPKNIQNQTTTGNTFNFKANGGNLNEYIVLNENDYYTPEVLENSIVENQNLHSLQDINYIVITTKEFENQASRLTTYHQENSNLTTKVVLLGQIYNEFGSGSPDITAIRDFLKHQYDNNTALDKKLQFVCFFGDASYDYKDRIVNNTNIVPVYLANRNQGNGFNLATSYVTDDYYAMLENTEGNMQSFHSLDIATSRIPVNTTEQATNVVDKILSYYQTDKLGDWRNSITLMADDIDTRGEETIEQGMEEIADSIKVNRPDLNVTKIYADAFVQQNSSGGERYPDVNTNLLNSFEKGTLVYNYFGHGGEDGLAAERILTIAEIEALNNNFSPLFVTVTCDFTRFDNPLRLTAGERIFWKKNGGVANLITTTREIFINVGQTFNQELVKVLLAFNQEELTISQALLKTKNNTSSRQKFFVYNIGDPAMKLAVPKPNIKITKMNGIDVTQSLDTLKALSRVTFEGVVTDNNDITLTDFNGTLSATVYDKPVIKETLDNDNFGVIMPFDSQESKLFRGKATVENGAFQFEFIVPRDVKIAYGKGKLSFYAENQEIDKTGANFDVVVGGINPDAPEDTVGPEIQLFMNDESFIDGGNTNSSPNFIAKLADPSGINTSITAIDHDIVAILDGDQANPFILNDFYQTELNDFTNGVVNYKLRDLAVGPHTITLKAWDTYNNSSEATLNFVVVSDTSLLLENVLNYPNPFVNYTEFWFNHNKPNEPLDVQVQIFTVSGKLIKTINQNVQTTGGLSRSITWNGLDDFGNKIGKGVYVYKLKVKATISNLVSEKYEKLVILQ from the coding sequence ATGAAAAGACTACTACTTCTTTTTTTTGCATTATTCTCTTTTGCTTGCTTTTCTCAAGTTTCTGACTCAAACTTATCAAATGGAACTTGGTATAAATTTGCAATTGACACTACAGGGGTTTTTAAAATTGATAGAAACCTATTGCAAAAAATTGGTATAAACCCTAATAATATCAATCCAAAAAATATTAAAATTTATGGAAATGGTGGTAGTTTATTACCTAACTTAAACAGTAGTTTTAGGTATAATGATTTACAAGAGAACGCTATTTTTGTTTCTGGGGAAGATGATGGAGTTTTTGACTCTAATGATTATATCTTATTTTATGCAAAAGGACCTCATGATTGGATTATAGACAGCACAAATAACACGGCTAATCATAGACAAAACATATATTCTGATAAAGCCTATTATTTTATTACTGTTGAAAATGGCTCCGGTAAAAGAATAACAAATTCAAGTGAAATAGCTACAAATTCCACTTTACAAATTACAGAGTTTACAGATTTTATATTTTACGAAAAAGACCTCGTTAACATGTTAGCTATTGGGCAAGATTGGTATGGAGAAGATTTCAGTAGTGAAAACAATCAAAACTTTAAAGTTCCTTTTCCTAACGCTGTACCTAACGCTCAAGCTACAATTAGGTTTCGAGGAGCTACAGTTTCTAATTCTCCAAGTTCTTTTACTATTTCAATAAATGCCAATAATAGTTTTACATTAAACTATCCACAAGTAAATCCAGGTTCTCTAACACAAGGACATGCAATTGAAAGAACAAATAACTTTACAAACCAAGCAGATATAATTGATGTAAATATCTTATATAATAATAGCGGAAATCCATCTGCAAGTGGTTATTTAGATTATATAGAAATTATTGGAAAAAAACAGTTGATTTCTAATGACTTTCAATTTTCTTTTAGAAGTTTTGAACAAGAAGATAGCACTGACATTGTAGAGTTTCAATTACAAAAAAGTTCTTCAATTCATCAAATTTGGGATGTTACCGATTTTATCAACCCAAAAAACATACAAAACCAAACTACAACAGGAAATACATTCAATTTTAAAGCAAATGGCGGTAATTTAAATGAGTATATAGTTCTTAATGAAAATGATTATTATACTCCTGAAGTTCTAGAAAACTCAATTGTAGAAAATCAAAACCTACATAGTTTACAAGACATTAATTATATTGTAATTACAACTAAAGAGTTTGAAAATCAAGCTTCTCGTTTAACAACCTATCATCAAGAAAACTCTAACTTAACAACAAAAGTTGTTTTGTTAGGTCAAATATACAACGAGTTTGGTTCAGGTTCACCAGATATTACGGCAATAAGAGACTTCTTAAAACATCAATATGATAACAATACAGCCTTAGATAAAAAACTACAGTTTGTCTGTTTCTTTGGAGATGCCTCTTATGACTATAAAGATCGAATCGTAAACAACACCAATATTGTTCCAGTATATTTAGCAAATCGAAATCAAGGAAATGGATTTAACTTAGCAACCTCCTACGTTACTGATGATTATTATGCCATGCTTGAAAACACAGAAGGAAACATGCAATCATTTCACTCTTTAGATATTGCAACATCTAGAATTCCTGTAAATACAACAGAACAAGCCACTAATGTTGTAGATAAAATTTTAAGTTACTACCAAACGGACAAACTAGGTGACTGGAGAAACAGCATTACTCTTATGGCAGATGATATTGACACTAGAGGTGAAGAAACTATTGAACAAGGAATGGAAGAAATTGCAGATTCTATAAAAGTCAATAGACCCGACTTAAATGTAACAAAAATTTATGCAGATGCATTTGTACAACAAAATAGTTCGGGTGGAGAACGTTACCCTGATGTAAATACAAATCTTTTAAACTCCTTTGAAAAAGGAACTTTAGTTTATAATTATTTTGGACATGGAGGTGAAGACGGTCTTGCAGCTGAAAGAATTTTAACCATTGCAGAAATTGAAGCTTTAAACAATAATTTTTCACCTCTATTTGTAACTGTTACTTGTGATTTTACAAGATTTGACAACCCACTAAGGCTTACGGCAGGCGAACGTATTTTTTGGAAAAAAAACGGAGGTGTAGCAAATTTAATTACTACTACTAGAGAAATTTTCATAAATGTTGGGCAAACATTTAACCAAGAACTCGTTAAAGTTCTATTAGCATTTAATCAGGAAGAATTAACTATTTCACAAGCACTACTTAAAACTAAAAACAATACAAGTAGTCGTCAAAAATTCTTCGTTTATAACATCGGAGACCCCGCAATGAAACTAGCCGTTCCAAAACCAAACATTAAAATCACAAAAATGAATGGTATAGACGTAACACAATCTTTAGACACATTAAAAGCACTATCTCGTGTTACATTTGAAGGTGTAGTTACAGATAATAATGATATAACTTTAACCGATTTTAATGGAACTTTAAGCGCTACAGTTTATGATAAACCAGTAATTAAAGAAACTCTAGATAATGACAACTTTGGTGTTATTATGCCATTTGATTCTCAAGAAAGTAAATTATTTAGAGGAAAAGCAACTGTAGAAAACGGTGCTTTTCAGTTCGAATTTATTGTTCCTAGAGATGTTAAAATTGCATACGGAAAAGGAAAATTATCTTTTTATGCTGAAAATCAAGAAATTGATAAAACAGGTGCAAATTTTGATGTAGTTGTTGGTGGAATAAACCCTGATGCACCAGAGGATACTGTTGGACCTGAAATTCAACTTTTTATGAATGATGAATCTTTTATTGATGGAGGAAACACAAATTCTTCTCCAAATTTTATTGCCAAATTAGCAGATCCTAGTGGTATAAACACTTCTATTACTGCTATAGACCATGATATTGTTGCAATTTTAGATGGAGATCAAGCAAATCCTTTTATTCTTAACGATTTTTATCAAACCGAATTAAATGACTTTACAAACGGTGTCGTAAACTATAAATTAAGAGACTTAGCAGTTGGCCCACACACAATTACATTAAAAGCTTGGGATACTTACAATAATTCTTCAGAAGCAACGTTAAACTTTGTGGTCGTTAGTGATACTAGTCTACTTTTAGAAAATGTCTTAAATTACCCAAACCCATTTGTTAATTATACCGAGTTTTGGTTTAATCATAATAAACCTAATGAACCCTTAGATGTACAAGTACAAATTTTTACAGTTTCGGGTAAATTAATCAAAACTATAAATCAAAATGTTCAAACAACAGGTGGTTTATCTCGAAGTATTACTTGGAATGGTTTAGATGATTTTGGCAACAAAATTGGTAAAGGAGTTTACGTATATAAATTAAAAGTAAAAGCAACCATAAGTAATCTAGTATCAGAAAAGTATGAAAAATTAGTTATACTTCAATAA
- the gldJ gene encoding gliding motility lipoprotein GldJ — MKNVLKLFSLLVIVSFITSCRSSRDSNKSSLTGWSFNDPSYGGYIKGKHKEGNKVPGGMVHIEGGTFTMGMVQDDVMFDWNTTPRQMHVRSFYLDETEVTNAEYGLFVQYIKDIYPPEEDNFKHIYNSVLPDTLVWRQGLGNTELLSESYFRHPAYSDYPVVGISWTQANQYCKWRTNAVNLKVLMDKGVMKNIFREDPDSIKFKGKNSFDTDAYLADPYALFDGDTAKVYDRGLPVARRRGEARPSRDKFSGRQVSSSDGILAQKFRLPTEAEWEFAAKATFENREYNNVRGRKKYAWDGKYTRDKSRRYRGDQLANFKQGQGNYSGIAGWSSDGSDIPIKVKSYPPNAFGLYDMSGNVAEWVADVYRPIVDSEANDFNYFRGNIFTKKMIDEDGKVVIVGDGEVEYDTLANGRIVPKNLPGSVKFIPVTKDQTFMRRNYKNADNVSLRDGDKGSSKFYEQDEDQVSGNSRMYNSPVRPQAERDSLGNVTEGDLYKYDSKRRTTLISDKSRVFKGGSWADREYWLDPAQRRYYPEYMATNYIGFRCATDKVGPMTFKKRKKRTPQY, encoded by the coding sequence ATGAAAAACGTATTAAAATTATTCAGTTTACTAGTCATAGTTAGTTTTATAACTAGTTGTAGAAGTAGTAGAGATTCAAATAAGTCTTCTTTAACAGGTTGGAGTTTTAACGACCCAAGTTATGGAGGTTATATAAAAGGAAAGCATAAAGAAGGTAATAAGGTTCCGGGAGGAATGGTACACATTGAAGGCGGTACTTTTACAATGGGTATGGTTCAAGATGATGTTATGTTTGATTGGAATACAACACCAAGACAAATGCATGTGAGGTCGTTTTATTTAGATGAAACAGAAGTTACCAATGCTGAGTACGGGTTGTTCGTCCAATATATAAAAGACATTTATCCGCCAGAAGAAGATAATTTTAAGCATATTTATAATTCAGTTTTACCAGATACGCTTGTTTGGAGACAAGGTTTAGGTAACACAGAGTTACTTTCAGAAAGTTATTTCCGTCATCCAGCATATTCAGATTATCCAGTAGTAGGTATTAGTTGGACCCAAGCTAACCAATATTGTAAATGGAGAACTAATGCTGTAAACTTAAAAGTTTTAATGGATAAAGGTGTAATGAAAAATATTTTTAGAGAAGATCCAGATTCTATTAAATTTAAAGGTAAAAATAGTTTTGATACAGATGCGTATCTAGCTGATCCATATGCTTTATTTGATGGTGATACAGCAAAAGTATATGACAGAGGTTTACCTGTAGCAAGAAGAAGAGGAGAGGCAAGACCATCAAGAGATAAGTTTAGTGGTCGTCAGGTTTCATCTTCAGATGGTATTTTAGCTCAAAAATTTAGATTGCCAACTGAAGCAGAATGGGAGTTTGCTGCAAAAGCAACTTTTGAAAACCGAGAGTATAATAATGTTCGTGGGCGTAAAAAATATGCCTGGGATGGTAAATATACTAGAGATAAAAGTAGAAGATATAGAGGTGACCAATTAGCTAACTTTAAACAAGGACAAGGAAATTATAGTGGTATTGCTGGTTGGAGTAGTGATGGATCTGATATTCCAATTAAAGTAAAGTCTTACCCGCCAAATGCTTTTGGTTTGTACGATATGTCTGGTAATGTTGCCGAATGGGTTGCGGATGTTTATCGTCCAATTGTAGATTCTGAAGCAAATGATTTTAATTATTTTAGAGGTAATATTTTTACTAAAAAGATGATTGATGAAGATGGTAAAGTTGTTATAGTTGGAGATGGAGAAGTAGAATATGACACGTTAGCAAATGGTAGAATTGTTCCTAAAAATTTACCTGGAAGTGTTAAGTTTATTCCTGTAACTAAGGATCAGACTTTTATGAGAAGAAATTATAAAAATGCAGATAATGTAAGTCTTAGAGATGGAGATAAAGGTTCTTCAAAGTTTTATGAACAAGATGAAGATCAAGTCTCTGGAAATTCTAGAATGTATAACTCACCAGTTAGACCTCAGGCTGAAAGAGATTCCTTAGGTAATGTAACCGAAGGCGATTTGTATAAATATGACTCTAAAAGAAGAACAACTTTAATTAGTGATAAATCTCGAGTATTTAAAGGAGGTTCTTGGGCTGATAGAGAGTACTGGTTAGATCCTGCTCAGCGTAGATATTACCCAGAATATATGGCTACAAATTATATTGGTTTTAGATGTGCTACAGATAAAGTAGGTCCAATGACATTTAAAAAACGTAAGAAAAGAACTCCGCAATACTAA
- the porV gene encoding type IX secretion system outer membrane channel protein PorV: MKKFTLLFFVSCLAFNVKAQTTTATPFLLIPADARAGGMGDIGVATSSDAFSLFHNASKIAFNENQLSIGASYVPWLRNLTDDIFAGNVSVVNRFSENQAWGVDLKYFSLGQINKTSDQGLPEGYLNPSELAISGYYSLKLSEGFSMGVGLKYINSNYDIDQDFEAINSFAVDISGYYRSTEENYGTFNGRYRLGFNIANIGPKVAYTPGEENFIPTNLKLGGGFDFIFDDYNTLGLNLEFTKLLVPEDSNSDKGWFEGMFSSFENPTPTWALGAEYMYNKAFALRAGYFNESEENGNRQFFTLGAGFEARAFTVDLSYLINASDINNPLENTLRFSLAFDFGEIYDDY, encoded by the coding sequence ATGAAAAAATTTACACTTTTATTTTTTGTATCATGTTTAGCCTTTAATGTTAAAGCACAAACAACAACTGCAACACCTTTTTTATTAATTCCTGCCGACGCTAGAGCTGGTGGTATGGGAGATATTGGTGTAGCTACATCTTCTGATGCATTTTCTTTATTTCATAATGCATCTAAAATAGCATTTAATGAAAACCAATTAAGCATTGGAGCAAGTTATGTACCTTGGTTACGTAATTTAACCGATGATATTTTTGCTGGAAATGTATCTGTAGTTAATAGATTTAGTGAAAACCAAGCCTGGGGAGTAGATTTAAAATATTTCTCTTTAGGACAAATTAATAAAACATCAGACCAAGGCTTACCTGAAGGATATTTAAATCCAAGTGAACTTGCAATTTCAGGGTATTATTCTTTAAAGTTAAGTGAAGGATTCTCTATGGGAGTTGGTTTAAAATATATAAATTCTAATTATGATATTGATCAAGATTTTGAAGCAATAAACTCCTTTGCTGTAGATATTTCTGGTTACTATCGTTCTACAGAAGAAAACTACGGAACATTTAATGGTCGCTATCGTTTAGGTTTTAACATTGCAAACATTGGTCCTAAAGTTGCTTATACTCCAGGAGAAGAAAATTTTATTCCAACGAACTTAAAATTAGGTGGTGGTTTTGATTTTATTTTTGATGATTACAACACTCTAGGCTTAAATTTAGAATTCACAAAACTATTAGTTCCTGAAGATTCAAATTCTGATAAAGGTTGGTTTGAAGGAATGTTTAGTTCTTTTGAAAATCCTACGCCAACTTGGGCATTAGGAGCAGAATACATGTACAATAAAGCTTTTGCTCTTAGAGCAGGTTACTTTAATGAAAGTGAAGAAAACGGAAATAGACAATTCTTTACTCTAGGAGCAGGTTTTGAAGCCAGAGCTTTTACAGTAGATTTATCATACTTAATAAATGCATCAGACATTAACAATCCTTTAGAAAATACTTTACGTTTCTCTTTAGCATTTGATTTTGGTGAAATTTATGACGATTATTAA
- a CDS encoding N-acetylglucosamine kinase — MVLIADGGSTKADWIALDNNKKEVFRVRTLGLNPAVVAEDELKNRIINMFQLIDIKDKVTQIHFYGAGCGTPKPIAILRKVMQEIFVNAETYIAEDMLAAVYAATGNKPAIVCILGTGSNSCYFDGENTQMLVPSLGYILMDEASGNYFGKILIRDYYYKKMPKQIRKEFEKQFVLDADTIKLNIYRQPNPNMYLASFAKFMFEFKDEKYIRKLIKKGYQEFFKYRVLPFKKDNSTPIYFIGSIAYYFRDTLEKVAKKHNLKINGVIRRPIDNLLEYHKNLIN; from the coding sequence ATGGTTTTAATTGCAGATGGCGGCTCTACTAAGGCGGATTGGATTGCTTTAGACAATAACAAGAAAGAAGTATTTAGAGTAAGAACACTAGGCCTAAACCCTGCTGTTGTAGCTGAAGATGAGTTGAAAAATAGAATTATTAATATGTTTCAACTTATTGATATTAAAGATAAAGTAACACAAATTCATTTCTATGGTGCTGGCTGCGGAACACCAAAACCAATAGCGATTTTGCGTAAAGTTATGCAAGAAATATTTGTGAATGCAGAAACATACATTGCAGAAGACATGTTAGCAGCTGTTTACGCTGCCACTGGAAACAAACCTGCTATTGTTTGTATTTTAGGAACAGGATCTAATAGCTGTTACTTTGACGGTGAAAACACACAAATGTTAGTTCCCTCACTTGGATATATTTTAATGGATGAAGCAAGTGGAAATTATTTTGGCAAAATATTAATTCGTGATTATTATTACAAAAAAATGCCTAAACAAATAAGGAAAGAATTCGAAAAACAGTTTGTTTTAGATGCTGATACAATAAAATTGAATATATATAGACAACCAAATCCAAATATGTATTTGGCAAGTTTTGCTAAATTCATGTTCGAATTTAAAGATGAAAAATATATTAGAAAACTTATTAAAAAAGGATATCAAGAGTTTTTTAAATATAGAGTCTTACCATTTAAAAAAGATAACAGTACACCAATTTATTTTATTGGCTCTATTGCTTATTATTTTAGAGATACTCTAGAAAAAGTAGCAAAAAAACATAATTTAAAAATTAATGGTGTAATACGAAGACCTATAGATAATTTATTAGAATACCACAAAAACTTAATTAACTAA